The following are from one region of the Hymenobacter radiodurans genome:
- a CDS encoding DUF4961 domain-containing protein — MKKLRLLFSLLVLFTGLPAAYGQVTTQPSTFLASEPVTIIFNATQGNGELANFTGDVYIWTGVVTDSPTGTTWTNVKSPAFNQADAAAKMTRSATNANIYTITFTPNTFYPIAAGTKIYRLGMIFKNADGSKVGRGPGGDIFVDVAQNKFNLRFTAPTGAGGNFFVLNAPTTVTGTSALPATLALFLNGVQVGASEPNATSISRTVTLTQAGANVLRLTATDATVSAETELTVQTREAVTTAPLPAGAKKDGATYLNGGTSVILSLTAPNKQFVHAIGDFNDWQSSPVSALKRTPVSATDNAPDNSSNGRWWIQIDNLTPGREYAYQYLVDGSLRIADPYTQKVLDPNNDRFIPDATFPTARLQYPTGKTTGIVSTFQSGQPEYQWQVTNFLKPKRTDLVVYELLVRDFIARHDYKTLTDTLTYLQRLGVNAIELMPINEFEGNESWGYNPSFYFTPDKYYGTKDDLKRFVDECHKRGIAVIVDMVLNHSFGQSPMAQLYFAGGKPTADSPWFNPDATHPFNVGYDFNHESPFTKYFVEQVNAFWLQEYRIDGYRYDLSKGFTQRNNPTDVGAWSRRDDSRIAIWKNIYDQLRTIDPNVYCILEHLSDNDEEKILADYGMMLWGKMTDKYNEATMGYNTGDKSDFSATYYRNRNWEQPHLVSYMESHDEERLVYKNLSFGAATATHNTKDLNVALARQEAAAAFFFTVPGPKMVWQFGELGYDFAINRCPDGTNNNDCRTANKPIRWDYRDVQERRKLYNVYASLIALKKNEPVFETTNFTQSVVGAVKTIHLQDDNLKVTVVGNFDIVPQAVNPQFQQTGTWYNYLTGATLSVTNPTANLTLQPGEYAVYTSRLINRPTNVLAVRGPRNTTALRLTAAPNPAAATATLSYELTTAAPVTVSITNLLGATVRTLPTTSRQAIGAHELPLSLKGLANGIYLVRVSTGNQIQTTRLVVQH; from the coding sequence ATGAAGAAACTTCGACTTTTATTTAGCCTGCTTGTGCTATTCACCGGGCTTCCCGCCGCGTACGGCCAAGTAACAACTCAGCCCTCCACTTTTCTGGCATCAGAGCCGGTTACCATCATTTTCAATGCCACTCAGGGCAATGGGGAGCTAGCCAACTTTACCGGCGACGTTTACATCTGGACCGGGGTAGTGACTGACAGTCCTACGGGCACCACCTGGACCAACGTAAAAAGCCCTGCTTTCAATCAGGCCGACGCGGCAGCGAAGATGACGCGCTCCGCCACCAATGCCAACATTTACACTATCACCTTCACGCCCAATACCTTCTATCCCATTGCGGCCGGCACTAAAATTTACCGGTTGGGCATGATCTTTAAAAATGCGGATGGTAGTAAGGTAGGGCGCGGTCCGGGAGGCGACATCTTCGTGGACGTAGCCCAGAACAAGTTTAATCTGCGCTTTACAGCCCCCACCGGAGCGGGGGGCAATTTCTTCGTGCTTAACGCGCCCACCACGGTTACGGGCACATCCGCCCTGCCCGCCACGCTGGCTCTGTTCCTGAACGGAGTTCAGGTTGGCGCCTCGGAGCCCAATGCTACCTCCATTTCCCGAACCGTAACACTAACCCAAGCCGGCGCTAATGTGCTTCGCCTCACGGCCACCGACGCTACTGTCTCCGCTGAAACAGAGCTAACGGTGCAGACCCGTGAGGCGGTAACCACAGCGCCCTTGCCTGCCGGAGCAAAGAAAGATGGGGCCACGTACCTGAACGGTGGCACTTCTGTCATCCTGAGCCTGACGGCGCCAAACAAGCAATTTGTTCACGCCATTGGTGACTTCAACGACTGGCAGTCCAGCCCGGTATCGGCGCTGAAGCGCACGCCCGTGAGTGCCACCGATAATGCTCCGGACAACAGCAGCAATGGTCGCTGGTGGATTCAGATTGACAATCTCACTCCCGGCCGCGAATATGCCTATCAGTACCTAGTAGATGGGAGCCTGCGCATTGCCGACCCCTACACACAAAAGGTGTTAGACCCTAACAATGACCGTTTTATCCCGGATGCAACGTTTCCCACGGCTCGCCTCCAGTACCCGACGGGTAAGACGACTGGCATCGTGTCGACCTTTCAGTCGGGACAGCCAGAGTATCAATGGCAGGTTACAAATTTTCTGAAGCCCAAGCGTACGGATCTGGTAGTGTATGAGCTGTTGGTGCGTGATTTTATTGCCCGCCACGATTACAAAACGCTTACTGATACGCTTACCTACTTGCAGCGTCTGGGTGTGAATGCCATTGAGCTAATGCCCATCAATGAGTTTGAGGGTAACGAAAGCTGGGGCTATAATCCTTCGTTTTACTTTACTCCCGACAAATACTACGGTACCAAAGACGACCTGAAGCGCTTCGTAGACGAGTGCCACAAGCGTGGCATTGCCGTTATTGTGGATATGGTGCTGAACCACTCGTTTGGGCAGTCGCCGATGGCACAGCTGTATTTTGCGGGCGGCAAGCCGACGGCTGATAGTCCATGGTTTAATCCGGATGCCACGCACCCTTTCAACGTAGGCTACGACTTCAATCACGAAAGTCCCTTCACGAAATACTTCGTGGAGCAGGTAAATGCCTTCTGGCTTCAGGAATACCGCATTGACGGCTACCGTTACGACTTATCAAAAGGCTTTACCCAGCGCAATAACCCTACAGATGTAGGTGCCTGGAGCCGCCGCGACGATTCGCGCATTGCCATCTGGAAGAATATCTACGACCAGCTTCGCACCATTGATCCTAACGTGTACTGCATCTTGGAGCACCTGAGCGATAACGACGAGGAGAAGATATTGGCCGACTACGGCATGATGCTGTGGGGCAAAATGACAGATAAATACAACGAGGCTACGATGGGCTACAATACCGGCGATAAGTCGGATTTCAGTGCTACGTACTACCGCAACCGCAACTGGGAGCAGCCCCACTTGGTGAGCTACATGGAAAGCCACGATGAGGAGCGTTTGGTGTATAAAAACCTGTCATTCGGGGCGGCCACCGCTACGCACAATACCAAGGACCTGAATGTAGCGCTGGCTCGTCAGGAAGCGGCAGCGGCTTTCTTCTTTACCGTGCCGGGCCCGAAAATGGTGTGGCAATTTGGGGAGTTAGGCTACGACTTTGCCATCAACCGCTGCCCTGATGGCACTAATAACAACGACTGCAGGACGGCCAACAAGCCCATCCGCTGGGATTATCGTGATGTGCAGGAGCGGCGCAAGCTGTATAATGTGTATGCCAGCCTGATTGCGCTGAAAAAGAACGAGCCAGTTTTCGAAACCACCAATTTTACCCAGAGTGTAGTGGGGGCCGTGAAAACTATCCATTTGCAGGATGACAATCTGAAGGTAACCGTGGTGGGTAACTTTGATATTGTACCTCAGGCAGTTAATCCACAGTTTCAGCAAACTGGTACTTGGTATAACTACCTCACCGGGGCTACGCTCAGCGTGACAAACCCCACGGCTAACCTGACTTTACAGCCCGGCGAATACGCCGTGTATACCTCCCGCCTGATCAATCGGCCAACCAACGTGCTGGCTGTCCGCGGCCCTCGCAACACAACGGCTCTGCGGCTGACCGCCGCGCCTAATCCGGCGGCCGCTACGGCTACGCTTAGCTACGAGCTGACGACGGCTGCTCCCGTTACCGTTTCAATTACGAATCTGCTGGGAGCTACGGTGCGCACTCTGCCTACCACTTCCCGGCAGGCCATCGGCGCGCATGAGCTACCCCTTTCTCTCAAGGGGCTGGCTAACGGCATATACCTAGTGCGGGTGAGCACCGGCAATCAAATTCAGACAACACGCCTGGTTGTGCAGCACTAA
- a CDS encoding DUF2279 domain-containing protein, producing MLRWAGVADRKALWYGGFVGFLLQSPLELLDGRDPAYGASAYDLGANFLGSAGLIAQQLAWNEVRIMPKYSFRTTRYAALRPNVLGKSLPEQYLKDYNGHTYWLCADVAAWLPQESKWPKWLQPAVGYGAQQMVYNDPAANAALGLYDYRQYYLSFDINLMRIPTRSKFLKRVFYVASIFHLPAPALEYNSRRGFVVHGLYY from the coding sequence ATGCTGCGCTGGGCGGGCGTCGCCGACCGTAAAGCGCTGTGGTATGGTGGCTTCGTTGGCTTCCTGCTCCAAAGTCCCCTAGAGCTGCTCGATGGCCGCGACCCTGCGTATGGCGCTTCGGCTTACGACCTGGGGGCCAATTTTCTGGGCTCCGCCGGACTTATTGCCCAGCAGCTGGCCTGGAATGAGGTTCGGATAATGCCCAAATACTCCTTCCGCACCACGCGCTACGCAGCGCTTCGGCCCAATGTGCTGGGTAAAAGCTTGCCTGAGCAATACCTGAAGGACTATAACGGCCACACCTACTGGCTTTGCGCCGACGTAGCCGCTTGGCTACCGCAGGAAAGCAAATGGCCCAAGTGGCTGCAACCCGCCGTGGGCTACGGCGCTCAGCAAATGGTGTACAACGACCCCGCCGCCAACGCTGCCTTGGGCCTCTATGATTACCGGCAGTATTATCTGAGCTTCGATATAAACCTGATGCGTATCCCCACGCGCAGCAAATTCCTGAAGCGCGTGTTTTATGTGGCCAGCATTTTTCACCTCCCTGCTCCCGCTTTAGAATATAACTCGCGTCGGGGTTTCGTGGTGCACGGGCTATATTATTAA
- a CDS encoding carboxypeptidase-like regulatory domain-containing protein → MKKFLLLLFLILAGFRVATAQDRAIQGRVTDRATGSGLPGVTVLVKGTTIGASTDSEGALICQCQLRLPPSPSASLVTPLSSGLSPMQAPLM, encoded by the coding sequence ATGAAAAAATTCTTATTACTACTCTTTTTGATTCTGGCTGGTTTTCGCGTGGCGACGGCGCAGGATCGAGCGATACAAGGGCGAGTAACGGACCGGGCTACGGGTAGCGGCCTACCGGGTGTAACCGTACTCGTGAAGGGTACGACTATCGGAGCATCGACCGATTCGGAGGGGGCTTTAATCTGTCAGTGCCAGCTTCGGCTACCACCCTCACCTTCAGCTTCATTGGTTACTCCACTGTCGAGCGGCCTATCACCGATGCAGGCACCATTAATGTAG
- a CDS encoding TonB-dependent receptor plug domain-containing protein codes for MPASATTLTFSFIGYSTVERPITDAGTINVAMEASTRELGEVVVTALGLETSRDRLGTAQSTVQGQALVRSGETSPITALSGKAPGVLITRSTGDPGASANIQIRGASTITGNLQPLIVVDGIPISNTSVGENTPGSSGGIVASGGGAASNQIAGVVQQSRLNDINPDDIASMEVLRGAAAAALWGTRAANGVLVITTKKGRNADKLNLSYRTTYGIDEINQVPELQQRFGQGVNGLFSQSNARSWGDRIADRSGGLDAAITTPGAPGYQGFITFADGTQRYAIPAGTAANPHGGKNSRDTYDHSDEVFGRGYTWDNIATLSGGDQRSNFYISLGNTHTEGIARNNSDNDRTTVRVNVDRQLATKFRAGINATYARTFSNRVQQGSSGSSIFLGAFVAPLTSTMPTISATTPIRRATSSFVGNPHIVTN; via the coding sequence GTGCCAGCTTCGGCTACCACCCTCACCTTCAGCTTCATTGGTTACTCCACTGTCGAGCGGCCTATCACCGATGCAGGCACCATTAATGTAGCGATGGAAGCTTCTACCCGCGAGTTGGGTGAAGTAGTCGTAACAGCGCTGGGCCTGGAAACCAGCCGCGACCGATTGGGCACGGCCCAATCAACTGTGCAGGGCCAAGCACTGGTGCGCTCCGGCGAAACCAGCCCAATTACGGCCCTTTCTGGTAAGGCACCTGGTGTACTCATCACCCGTTCTACTGGCGACCCCGGCGCCAGCGCTAACATTCAAATTCGCGGCGCCAGCACTATTACGGGCAATTTGCAGCCCCTGATTGTAGTGGATGGTATTCCGATATCGAATACCTCTGTGGGCGAGAATACACCGGGTAGCTCGGGGGGCATTGTGGCGAGTGGTGGAGGTGCAGCTTCCAACCAGATAGCGGGAGTTGTGCAGCAGTCGCGCCTCAATGACATTAACCCCGATGACATCGCCTCTATGGAAGTATTGCGCGGGGCAGCGGCAGCAGCGCTGTGGGGAACACGGGCCGCAAATGGCGTGCTGGTGATTACTACCAAAAAAGGCCGCAACGCCGACAAGCTCAATCTCTCCTACCGCACCACCTATGGTATAGACGAAATCAACCAAGTGCCCGAACTTCAGCAACGCTTTGGCCAGGGTGTGAATGGCCTGTTTTCCCAAAGCAATGCCCGCAGTTGGGGCGACCGTATAGCCGACCGCTCAGGCGGACTGGATGCTGCCATTACAACGCCCGGTGCGCCTGGTTACCAAGGGTTTATCACTTTCGCCGACGGCACGCAACGCTATGCTATTCCGGCGGGCACGGCCGCAAACCCTCACGGTGGCAAGAACAGTCGCGACACCTACGACCACAGCGATGAGGTATTCGGGCGAGGTTATACCTGGGATAACATTGCCACACTCAGCGGTGGCGACCAACGCAGCAATTTCTATATCAGCCTGGGCAATACCCACACCGAAGGCATTGCGCGCAACAACAGCGACAACGACCGCACTACCGTCCGGGTAAACGTAGATCGGCAGCTGGCCACCAAGTTCCGAGCTGGTATAAACGCCACGTATGCGCGCACGTTCTCAAACAGGGTGCAGCAGGGCTCCAGTGGCAGCAGTATCTTCCTGGGGGCCTTCGTAGCCCCGCTGACTTCAACAATGCCTACTATATCGGCGACTACACCGATCCGGAGGGCAACATCTTCCTTCGTCGGCAATCCTCATATCGTAACCAATTAG
- a CDS encoding TonB-dependent receptor domain-containing protein — protein MGANLNIRRGEQVGANATNFINPFSPPQLDNTLADSRQPFNLVVEQRTAAAYAQVDLAFFNQLYLTGTGRAETASTFGPETSSTFFFPAGTLAWQFTKLAPFAENKALSFGKLRLAYGSVGVQPTPYLTRTYYIPGDANIIADGWGTTLDAANYGGGFVRSNVQGNPEIKPERKTELEGGLDLRFWQDRINFSITGYTNRTKDAILTVPVAATTGFVSTSANAAEIENKGLEISLSGDVINQPDGFVWNIAPNYSLNRNEVTDLSGAESIFLNGFTGTSSRAVRGYQMGALWGSRWERNAETGSLVFDTNGFPIQAATEGIIGDPNPRWRAGLGNTFSYKGLSLNVLFDHVDNLDVWNGTKGALYSYGTAKDTEVETTVSAADAANLRLWNSQTVAQRYQPNADGSYTFRGSVTDFGAGPVVADEQWYRNGLGNGFTGPAEQFIENVSYTRLREITLAYSLKLPWLKDRAKLQSVDVSLTGRNLALWTDYTGVDPETNLTGVSNGRGLDYFNNPSTRSYIMSLNFNF, from the coding sequence GTGGGGGCTAATTTAAACATCCGGCGGGGCGAGCAGGTCGGCGCTAATGCGACCAACTTCATCAACCCCTTCTCGCCGCCTCAGCTAGATAACACACTCGCCGACAGCCGCCAACCCTTCAACCTCGTGGTGGAGCAGCGTACGGCGGCCGCTTACGCGCAAGTAGACCTAGCTTTCTTCAACCAGCTCTACCTCACGGGTACCGGCCGGGCCGAAACTGCATCCACTTTTGGCCCTGAAACCAGCAGCACCTTCTTCTTTCCGGCCGGTACGCTCGCCTGGCAGTTTACCAAGCTTGCGCCCTTCGCTGAGAACAAAGCGCTGAGCTTCGGTAAACTTCGGTTGGCCTACGGCTCGGTGGGAGTGCAGCCTACCCCCTATCTCACCCGCACCTACTACATCCCAGGTGACGCTAACATCATTGCCGATGGGTGGGGTACCACCCTGGATGCGGCTAACTACGGCGGCGGCTTCGTACGCTCCAACGTGCAGGGCAACCCCGAAATCAAGCCTGAGCGCAAAACCGAATTAGAGGGTGGCCTCGACCTCCGCTTCTGGCAAGACCGCATCAATTTCAGCATTACAGGCTACACCAACCGCACCAAGGACGCTATTCTGACCGTGCCGGTAGCAGCCACAACTGGCTTTGTATCGACTAGTGCCAACGCAGCTGAAATCGAAAACAAGGGGCTGGAGATAAGTCTCAGCGGTGATGTTATTAATCAGCCTGATGGCTTTGTCTGGAATATTGCGCCCAACTACTCCCTCAACCGCAATGAGGTAACCGACCTGTCGGGCGCAGAGTCCATTTTTCTGAATGGTTTCACGGGCACCTCGTCGCGGGCCGTGCGGGGCTACCAAATGGGCGCTTTGTGGGGCAGCCGCTGGGAGCGTAATGCTGAAACCGGAAGCTTGGTGTTCGACACGAATGGGTTCCCAATTCAGGCCGCTACAGAAGGTATTATTGGCGACCCTAACCCCCGGTGGCGAGCAGGCCTCGGCAATACCTTTAGCTACAAAGGTTTATCGCTGAATGTGCTGTTCGACCACGTTGACAACCTCGATGTATGGAACGGCACGAAGGGTGCGCTCTACTCCTACGGCACCGCTAAAGACACAGAAGTGGAAACAACAGTATCGGCGGCCGATGCGGCTAATCTGCGTCTGTGGAACAGCCAGACGGTAGCGCAGCGCTACCAGCCTAATGCCGATGGCTCCTATACCTTCCGCGGGTCAGTCACTGACTTTGGAGCCGGCCCGGTGGTGGCGGATGAGCAGTGGTATCGGAATGGCTTGGGCAATGGGTTTACTGGTCCAGCTGAGCAGTTTATTGAGAATGTGAGCTATACCCGCCTGCGCGAAATCACGCTGGCGTATAGCTTGAAGCTGCCTTGGCTAAAAGACCGCGCGAAGTTGCAATCGGTGGACGTGTCATTGACGGGCCGCAACCTGGCGTTGTGGACCGACTATACCGGCGTAGACCCCGAAACCAACTTAACAGGTGTATCCAACGGCCGTGGCTTGGACTACTTCAACAACCCCAGCACGCGCTCCTATATCATGTCACTGAACTTCAACTTCTAA
- a CDS encoding SusD/RagB family nutrient-binding outer membrane lipoprotein — protein sequence MKTSLRYYLLLALLLVGLGSCEKITEGYDINPNAPQDAPADQQLTAVQVSEGFVLSGEMARTAGLFSDYFTGTDRQYEGLQNYTTVSGDYDNMWSNTFTLVLANARIVTQKAEAVQNFQLAGIAQVLEAQMIGMATSLWGDVPYSQAFQPGKPAPFDKQSDIYASVQTLLSTAITNLGRNGINPEERDIYYGGDLAKWQAAAHSLKARFYLHVRNYPQAAAEARLGIASPAGDMLVPYDGTVSTSANPYYDFIDINRTGYMGADGSYGSRLLDGLRNNARTNESARFEYFYTTEVGYSDLDPNILEGGAFAADADFPLITYVETQAILAEAQARANDLTGALAALNNIRAYNRTTFTGGNYAAYTLADFAAGGLMNTGQSQQQALLREILTEKYLSLIGQIEPYNDIRRTNNLIGVPKKRADAPNIPQRYLIAQNEVNTNPNVPQPIPALYDPTEVNR from the coding sequence ATGAAAACATCCCTGCGTTATTATCTGCTGCTAGCCTTACTATTGGTAGGCTTGGGTAGTTGCGAAAAGATTACAGAAGGCTACGATATCAACCCAAATGCCCCCCAGGATGCCCCAGCTGACCAACAGTTGACAGCGGTACAGGTATCGGAAGGCTTTGTGTTGAGTGGTGAAATGGCCCGTACGGCCGGTTTGTTTAGCGACTACTTCACCGGCACTGACCGCCAGTATGAGGGCTTGCAGAACTACACCACCGTATCGGGCGACTACGATAATATGTGGAGCAATACCTTCACGCTGGTGCTGGCCAACGCCCGCATCGTGACCCAGAAGGCGGAGGCTGTCCAAAACTTTCAGCTGGCCGGCATTGCCCAAGTGCTCGAAGCCCAGATGATTGGTATGGCAACTTCCCTTTGGGGCGACGTTCCTTACTCACAAGCCTTTCAGCCAGGCAAACCAGCTCCATTCGACAAACAGTCCGACATTTACGCCAGCGTTCAAACCTTGCTCAGCACGGCCATTACCAACTTGGGGCGCAACGGCATCAATCCTGAAGAGCGCGACATTTATTATGGAGGCGACCTAGCTAAATGGCAGGCCGCGGCTCATTCCCTAAAGGCTCGCTTTTATTTACATGTGCGCAACTATCCGCAGGCGGCAGCCGAAGCGCGGCTAGGAATTGCCAGTCCGGCTGGTGATATGCTAGTGCCTTACGACGGAACCGTGAGCACCAGCGCCAACCCCTATTACGACTTCATCGACATAAACCGTACTGGTTACATGGGAGCGGATGGCTCCTATGGCTCGCGCCTGCTAGATGGCCTCCGCAACAATGCCCGCACCAATGAGTCGGCCCGCTTTGAGTATTTCTACACCACCGAGGTTGGCTACAGTGACCTTGATCCTAACATATTGGAAGGTGGTGCTTTCGCGGCCGATGCTGACTTTCCACTTATAACCTATGTCGAAACGCAAGCGATTCTAGCTGAAGCCCAAGCCCGCGCCAACGATCTGACTGGCGCCTTGGCTGCTCTCAACAATATCCGGGCTTACAACCGCACCACGTTCACGGGGGGCAATTATGCTGCCTACACGCTCGCCGATTTTGCCGCAGGTGGACTAATGAATACAGGCCAATCGCAGCAGCAAGCCTTACTTCGGGAAATTCTGACAGAGAAATACTTGAGCTTGATTGGTCAGATTGAACCCTATAACGACATCCGCCGCACCAACAATCTTATCGGCGTGCCCAAAAAACGTGCTGATGCACCCAATATTCCGCAGCGGTACTTGATTGCGCAGAATGAGGTGAATACTAACCCTAATGTACCGCAGCCTATTCCGGCCTTGTATGATCCCACTGAGGTTAATCGGTAA
- a CDS encoding Smr/MutS family protein, which translates to MNPRLTDMNVGDRVRLLTGREEGIVTRLLDNDLVEVAIDNDFTIPVLRREVVVVAAEEHKAFGQSAASVAAERQAAASAPRPNFAPQKPDAPNNNAGGKKADKGPKPELPKAQKGLYLALSHQSPELLAVQLINNTDTDLLFTYGEEQQDKYRGLLSDKLGPKSVSKPLAHLHLKDFEQWPAAVVQLLPHRLNGDTAFELLTKRLSFRANSFYTSRQPAPILQKEAYLFQLDEKPAAPVAPEKLAESLQAQLSGNAPAKPAAVAPIPEPVKTILPPSHEVDLHLEVLNPDAATLDPPLTNTAILRLQLDAFEDALSRALATNMHEIVFIHGTGNGTLRKEIHKNLSRNRDIKFFEDAQKEKFGYGATLVRLK; encoded by the coding sequence TTGAACCCACGCCTTACCGATATGAATGTAGGAGACCGAGTACGCCTGCTTACCGGCCGCGAAGAAGGCATCGTCACCCGTTTGCTTGACAACGACCTCGTGGAGGTTGCCATTGATAACGACTTCACTATTCCCGTGCTGCGGCGCGAGGTGGTAGTAGTTGCCGCCGAAGAGCACAAAGCGTTTGGGCAAAGTGCCGCTTCCGTAGCCGCCGAGCGCCAAGCCGCTGCCAGCGCCCCACGGCCCAATTTTGCCCCCCAGAAGCCTGATGCGCCCAACAACAACGCGGGGGGCAAAAAGGCAGACAAAGGCCCAAAGCCAGAATTGCCGAAGGCGCAAAAGGGCTTGTATCTGGCGCTTAGCCATCAGTCGCCGGAACTGCTAGCCGTGCAATTGATCAATAATACTGACACGGATTTGCTGTTCACGTATGGCGAAGAGCAGCAAGACAAATACCGAGGCTTACTCTCCGATAAACTCGGACCGAAGTCGGTAAGCAAGCCATTAGCTCACCTTCACTTGAAGGATTTTGAGCAGTGGCCCGCGGCCGTCGTGCAGTTGCTCCCCCACAGACTGAACGGTGACACCGCTTTCGAGTTGCTCACCAAGCGCTTGTCTTTCCGGGCTAATAGCTTCTACACCAGCCGGCAGCCCGCGCCGATCTTGCAGAAAGAAGCCTACCTGTTTCAGCTCGACGAGAAACCTGCCGCGCCCGTAGCTCCTGAGAAGCTCGCCGAAAGCCTGCAAGCCCAGCTAAGTGGCAACGCGCCGGCCAAGCCGGCGGCGGTTGCGCCTATTCCAGAGCCGGTCAAAACTATTTTGCCACCTTCGCACGAGGTTGATCTGCACCTGGAGGTACTCAACCCGGATGCTGCAACGCTCGATCCGCCTCTTACTAACACGGCAATCCTGCGCCTACAACTCGATGCGTTTGAGGATGCACTGAGCCGGGCGTTGGCTACCAACATGCACGAAATCGTATTTATTCACGGCACTGGCAACGGTACTTTGCGGAAGGAGATACACAAAAATCTGAGCCGCAACCGCGACATCAAGTTTTTTGAGGATGCCCAGAAAGAGAAATTCGGCTACGGCGCTACGCTGGTGCGCCTGAAGTAA
- a CDS encoding S8 family serine peptidase has translation MSASLVAASAVFTACSDNSIDADDPSVAQISADAKASDDLIEGQYIVVLKDGSVETGSEGSYDAKVKKVKDAGQKLLKSKGLGAEKVGLAYGHALKGFVAKLSPSEAAELRQDASVAYVEQDRIISLGNPNGGGSTIQAAQVTPYGIARVGTADGAATGRTAWVIDTGIDLDHPDLNVDVARSKSFLTSGKNYASPNDGNGHGTHCAGTIAAKNDASGVVGVAAGAKVVAVRVLDSRGSGSNSGVIAGVDYVGANGKAGDVANMSLGGGVSTALDAAVLRASEKGVLFALAAGNETDNANNHSPARVNGANIFTISAMNSSDSWASFSNFGNPPVDYCMPGVSIQSTWLNGGYNTISGTSMATPHMAGVLLIKGKSFTTQGTVKNDPDGNADPIAHL, from the coding sequence ATGAGCGCTTCGCTCGTAGCTGCCTCAGCTGTATTCACCGCCTGCTCCGATAACTCTATCGATGCCGACGATCCATCGGTTGCCCAGATCAGTGCTGACGCAAAAGCATCAGATGATTTAATTGAAGGTCAGTATATCGTTGTATTAAAAGATGGTTCGGTCGAGACAGGCAGCGAAGGCTCCTACGACGCGAAAGTGAAAAAAGTAAAAGATGCTGGCCAGAAGCTGCTGAAAAGCAAAGGACTAGGTGCTGAAAAAGTAGGTCTGGCTTACGGGCATGCGCTTAAAGGATTCGTCGCTAAGCTTAGCCCTTCAGAAGCTGCTGAGTTGCGCCAGGATGCTAGCGTAGCTTACGTGGAGCAGGACCGGATTATCTCACTTGGTAACCCTAACGGTGGCGGCAGCACTATTCAGGCTGCTCAAGTTACACCTTACGGTATTGCTCGCGTAGGTACTGCTGATGGTGCTGCGACTGGTCGCACAGCTTGGGTTATCGACACGGGTATCGATTTGGATCACCCCGACTTGAACGTTGACGTAGCCCGCAGCAAGTCTTTCCTGACCAGCGGCAAAAACTACGCTTCACCTAACGATGGCAACGGCCATGGCACGCACTGCGCTGGTACTATTGCCGCTAAAAACGACGCTAGTGGTGTAGTAGGAGTAGCCGCTGGTGCAAAAGTAGTAGCAGTACGTGTGCTGGACTCACGCGGTAGTGGTTCTAACTCTGGTGTAATTGCCGGTGTAGACTATGTTGGCGCCAATGGCAAAGCCGGCGACGTAGCCAATATGAGCTTGGGCGGTGGCGTATCAACGGCACTTGATGCGGCAGTATTGCGGGCTTCGGAGAAAGGGGTTCTTTTCGCCCTAGCAGCCGGCAACGAAACCGATAATGCCAATAATCACTCGCCTGCTCGGGTGAATGGAGCTAACATCTTCACGATTTCGGCCATGAACAGCTCGGATTCATGGGCCTCATTCTCCAACTTCGGCAACCCGCCGGTGGACTATTGCATGCCCGGTGTTAGCATACAGTCAACCTGGTTGAATGGCGGCTACAACACTATCAGCGGCACGTCAATGGCAACCCCGCACATGGCTGGTGTACTTCTCATTAAAGGCAAGAGCTTCACTACCCAAGGTACCGTGAAAAACGACCCAGATGGTAATGCTGATCCGATTGCCCACTTGTAG